The Meriones unguiculatus strain TT.TT164.6M chromosome 18, Bangor_MerUng_6.1, whole genome shotgun sequence genome segment GGTCAAATGGTTCCACGCTGTTTAGAGGCGGGCCCTTCATTTGCAGGGTCTAGACTAGGGTTAAGGTCACCGCCTCAGCTAATGGCCTGGAGCAGTCTGGACGGGGTGGCCTGAGCTACAAGAGGATAGAGAGGACtcagggtggggatggggggacGGGCAGGATAGGGAGAGTGAAAGTGGGAGCCCTTGCATGTCCCTGAAACTTGGATGGGAAGGAAAATCGAGTTTTCCTTCCAGTTCTGAATGCAGTTCAGTCCTTCCTCTTCCGACCGGACaaagtatcagaaaaaaaaaaaaaagaagaaaagtcacAACAAAACAATGGAATAATTACGTTTGCACGTAGTATatatgtgtagaccaggctggcctcgaactcacagtgatccacctgcctctgcctcccaagtgctcggattaaagtCAGTCACCACCAAGCCAGGTGCCTAGACGCCTGTTTGAGTAAATGCTTGCCATGAGGGGTGTGGACAACAGGTGGCCTCAGCTGCAGAGAGCCACCTGGCCCCGGCCCTTCCCAGGTGGCCACACGCTGGACCCCTCTGGCTGAGTTTCAGCTTCAGGCCGCAGGTCTGCACAGGTCTGAACGCGAGGCATGCTACATGCGGCTCAGCAAGCAAACTGCTCGCCTAGCGCGGGAGACCTTggcacagtgacagaaatatgtTTTGGGAacagtttttattcttatttatgtgtttgtttgtgtgtgcaggtttcctgggaggccagaagaggctattAGAGCCCCAGGAGCTGTAATTAAAGGGTGCTATGAGTCagcctatgtgggtgctggaaacgaAATCCAGTCCTCTGCTAGAAAAACTCGAATTTTCCCCTCCCATCCAAGTTTCGGGGACACGTAGGGACTCCCACTTTCACTTTCCCTATCCTGCCCCGTGCTGGGGTATTGGACATCTGTGAGATAGTCTCAACCACTGCACATCTCTCAagcccttgttttttgttttgtttatttgtatttttaatacagtttaaaattaaacacatattaagccaggtggtggcacacacctttgatcccagcactcaggagccagaggcaggaaaatctgtgagttcaaggccagcctggtctacagagctagtggcaggacagtcagggctacacaaagaaatcctgtctcaaacagacagagacagagacatgtcATGGCAGGAAGATGCAATCCTTCAAGGGCTTGCCCTCCATGACCCGGAGTCTCCACTGGGCCCGTCTTAAATATCTTACCATCTTGGGGTCGGAGAGttgctcagtgcttaagagctgctcttgcagagaacccaggtttgagtcccggcacccacatgctggctcataACCAACCACCTATAACCATGGTTCCCGTGAAGAcaatgtcttcttctgacctccaagggcaccaggcacacacacacgctgccttacatacgtgcaggcagggcgttcatacacataaaataaaaaaaatcaaaataaaaaattttaaaagaaaggagaagcatGGCCCAAactctcatttttgtttgtttagagacaaggtctcactatgtagctgtcctgaaactctctgtgtagaccaggctggccttgaactcacactgatccacctgcctcccaagtactgggattcaaGACCTGCACGACCACCCCAGGTTCTTGTTTAAGAAAACAGTTGCCATCAGCTGCTGGAGGGTGGACAACAATGGTCTCCGCTGCAGAGAGCCACCTGACCCTGGCTCTTCCCAGGTGCCCACGTGGAATGGTTGGTCTATGTTGGTACAAATGCTGGACACCCCTGACTGCATTTCAGCTTTGGGCTTCAGCTCAGCTGAAGTCTGCATTCTGGTCCTGCGGACCcatcccttctcctcctcagagGCGAGTCCTGGGCCCCTGTGTTCTAAACTCCATCTTGGGCTACTTCCTCAGGAAGTGACCAGCGACACCCAGGAAGAAATGATAGCCATTGTCCCGGAGACCAGCTCACCACATGCAGTCTCTGCCCCTAGGGAGAATGGAGAAGCCCCTAGGCTCTTTGTCGTCACACTCAACCTCTTCCTCAAGGGGCTGGGGCCAGTGTGGCAAAGCATGTTCCCGAGCTCATCTGACCCTGAGTCACAGCTTCTGAGTCACAAGCTATCGAAGCTGAGCTGGTGGTCAGGTTGACCCATACTACAAATCAGTTCATTTATCACCCGGATTAGCTTATTGGCATTCCTGCTGTAGAAGGCCAATAGCTTGACCCCCCAAGTGGCCCCAGAGAGGCCTCCCGCATACTCTGTGGGCACGGTGAGCTCATCTAAGGTAATCCATGCACATAAATTAGCATATCATAATAATATGCACATAATGCTCCCATAAGGCCAGCAAGCCTTCTTGTGTTAACCAACTTGTCATCTGTGTTTGAGAGCAGCGAACAGAATCCTTGTCCTGAGGCTGGAGCTGCAGCTTAGCAGGAGAACGCTTGTCTAGCTTATGTGCAAGCTAGTGTACATGAGGCCTCCGGTACAATGTCAGCACCAGGAGAGAAAAATCACTTTCCCGATGCAGTGTATATGTCATTGGAGGAGGCAAAACGTGAAATAAGAAGCATGTTAATTGGGTTACTGCCTTAGTTTGGGtctgagtatatcccatgtgttaTATTGCTAGTCCTTAGGAAGATGTGTTGGGAGATCTTTAAGACTGAGACCCAGTGGAAAGTCTTTAGGTCGTTGTGGGCATGCCGATGAAGATGGTAGTGAGAACTTGGTCCCctgctagctctctctctctctctctctgtttcccagaCATGAAATGAAGGGCTCTCTCCTTTGTGTGCTTCAACAAAGACTTGTAAGCCACAGGGCCAACCGATCATGAGCCagagcctctgaaactgtgagccaaaatcatCTTTTTACTTCTAGGCATGacggtacacacctgtaatctcagcatgctggaaatgctcaagaggatcaggagttcaagaccagtctcaGGTAaatgagagttcaaggccattcagGGGTTAATGAGATGCTatctcaaaaccaaccaaatcAAACCTTTTTGCTTTTGTAAGTTAACAACGGTCAGGGGTTTTGCTATAGTAACTAAAGGGCACCACAGGAAGCGATGGTAAGCAAAACTCCAAAGGCCACATGGGCTAGGACTGGTGGCAAGTACTGCTGTGCCGGCTGCCTGCACAGGGTCTATGTCTTGATGCCCCTaggaaagctgacatgagaagtTGGCAAAGCTTCCCTCTGTGCCCTGGGGGTGAGGTGAACAGGGATTTGGCAAAGCCTTCAATTGCTGAGAGTGTGTGCTAGTGTGAGTGTTTGCAAAGGAGAGAGCAGGGAGTGCTTTAGCCCATAGAAGCTATAGCCTCCTGGTGGATGTTTACAACCTGGGCTCGCTGCCTACAGAGATTAACCGGCCCCTCCCTGTGCAGAGTGGACCAGCTGAGGTTCTGGGTTGGTACCATTCCCCCCGAGAGTGCGCAGACCATCGGACCCCAGcccttctgtatgtgtgtctgtcctttctccaTTCTCTCACCCTCTGCTTGGTTTCCAAGCTCTGCCGGTGGTGGGTTAGAAAATGCTATCCAAGGAAAAGCAGTGTGTGTTGTGAGGTGTGACCTGTGGGCACTCAGACAGAGGGAAGAAGCCATGCACTCGAATGTAGCCCGTAAAATTAATATCTGTTTCTCGTGTCAGAGCCTGGGCAGGCTTCTGGACTCATGGTCCCCAGCGTCAGCCAAGACACCAGCTGGTAAGGTAAGCCTTCCTTATCAGAGCTTGGAGACATGGGCACAATTCATTTCCCTGCAGCTGTACATCACATGACAGctcacctcttcttcctccccctcctcttcttctttaaaGATTGTAATGATATGACTTTATTTTACACTAGGCTGACAATCAGGTTCACTTAGAACATTTTCAAAAAAGATCTTATTTCTTATCTATacggtattctgcctgcacaacagaagagggcgccagatctcactagagatggttgtgagccaccatgtgggtgttgggaattaaatcaggacctctggaagagcaaccagagctcttaacctctgagccatctctccagccccccacttAGAACATTTTAATAATGCACATTAAAAAAGTATCCATCTTACAAACTGTTCTGCGATCCAAATATACAACAGCTTGGAAAACaacatttagaaaacaaaagccaATGTAAAAAGACAGATTAAAACAACTACAACAGCTCAGGTTTGATATGGCTCAGATTCTACCGCTTTCGTACTGCCTCGTTTATGTGAGAGATCTGGTCCTTCAGCTGGCTCCATTGCTCCATGTGCTTGGAAGATGTCAGAGTTCTCGAAGTCTCAACAGACTTTTGCTTCTTCACAGGTTTATCTGGAACAACTTGCTCTTTCCTCTTTAACCTTTTCTCAACTTCGCGGTCAGGATCACTGCCTGAAGGGTTTGAAGAAACAAGTTTCTTCGATTTAGGCACTGCTTCTCTCCTGCCGTCCTGCGCGCTCTGGACTTACAGAGAGCCAAAGCCAACAGCttgcttctttaaaatttttctttttaatttatatgtgagtttggcctgcatgtatgtctgcaccacaTGTGCGcaatgtccacagaggccagcagaaggTGTCGCatccccctgggactggagtcccACGTGGTGGTGAGCGGCACGCAGGTGCTGGGAAATGAGTCGTGGTCTtccagaagagcaaccagtgctctcagctgctgagcatCTGTCCAGACCCTGCTTCTCCGAGCACTCAGAGGCAAAGGGCGGGTAAGAGACTGCTTCTGCTCCTTCAAGTCTTTGAGTATGGGGAAGGCCTAGGCTCacattttatctgtctgtctgtctatcatttatttatctctgtctaccatctatctatctatctatctatctatctatctatctatctatctgtctagctatccatccatctatccatctctctctctatctttctctcactctgtctgtctgtctgtcatctgtctgtctgtctatctaactCTACTTGTTtactgagacaggctctcactatgaaGTGACGGCTATCCTATAACTCTCTGTGTCAATCAGGCAGGCCTAACCTTGCAGAGATCCTCCTATCTTTGCCTTTATGCCTGACCGAGGCTCAGTTTTAAAGGGCTCACTTGGCTGGGTGCGGTGGTGTataccttaatcccagcacttgggattcagaggaaggcagatctctgagtttgaggccagccagaactacatagtgaaaccctgtcttgaaaagggcctcaaacaactaaacaaacaTCTCAGTTGATTAGGTCAGATCCAGCAGGGCGAAACGAAGCGGAAGCTGCATGACATCATATGTCAAAGCCCTCCACCTTTGTTATAGCTGGCATGCACTCATGGGGTGACACTTctgctgtatttttcttttggttggAAAAAGTTATGAAGTTATGGGTTCTGTTCACATGTTACAGATTACACAAAGGTGCAGGTACCAGGAGTGGGGATCACAGTGACCATTTAGCACTCTACCTTCCATGGAGGGGCCTTTTCTAGACAGAAGAAAACAGTTTATACAGAGCTCTTCTGGGCTggggtggtggtacacgcctttagtgccagcacttcggaggcagaggcaggtggatctctcttagtttgaggctagcctggtctacagagcgagttccaggagagccaggggtacataggaagaccctgtcttggggggagaatcttttgtcattattttgcTCATTTCCTTATGTGAGACGTATTATTCTTCTGCTCTGAATATTTTATTGCTTCTGTGACAGTCAAAACTTAGAAGAAAACCTGTTAACActacctgcccctccccccagcatgTGAGTCAGTGAAGGTCAGGCCTCTGCTTGATTGAGTCTTTCCAGAGGGTTTTTTCTGGCCCTTCAGTGAGTTTGTTTAAAAATCAAGGAAGACATCAGGCATCTGGACTTTCAAACAGCTGGGCTTGTTTAAAGACTATGGGATGTTTTCTATGTGGGGGTGTGGAGTTGTGTGGAATCCAGGGCCTTGGGACATGGTTAGTAAGTCCTCTGCCATGGAACCACACCCTGGAACCTAATAAGGCTATTGAAATAAAATTTGGAATAGTAATACATTTTGACAATTAAAGATTTATAACTCCTGAAATTCTGGAGAAATATAAGctacaaattataataaatatgatCAACTTAGTTTCCTGAAAACACCTGATGTTCTTGTGTGTAATTTTGTCTCAGAGCAAATATAAACTTAattctgaccccccccccccatacaaagcttctctgtgtagcctccactgtcctggactcattttatagactaggctggcctcgaactcatagcaatcagtctgcctctgcctcccaagtgctaggactaaaggtgtgcgccactacgGCCAACTTAATTCTGACTTTTTAGCAATAAAGATTGCCAAGAAAGGTTTATAGCAATGTTCAGTCCCCCAGCAGCCCTGCCCTCCTAATCCAGCCTGTGATCCGTGGTCAGATCACAGGTAAGTGAGCAGATGCAGCAGAACTGAATGCTGGGTGCTGGGAGGCAGCTTTGCAGggtgggagatggctcaggagttaagagcaccggcagctcttccagaagacctgggttcagttccaagcTTTGGGCCCTTCAAGAGCCTCAAGTTCTCCATGTAGCTGAGTATGACATTAAACTCCAGGTGCTCCTGAGTCCTAGGAGCTGTGTACCACTGTTCCCACTGTCTTCACTctcctttttgagatagggctttatgtagcccaggctggcctcccaccgACTAAATAAGTGAGGCCAGCTTTAAAGTCCCTGTCCTTTAGGGCGCTGGTAGGTGTGTTCCCCCAgcctctgctcttttctgagagaAGGTATGTGCTTTATAGTCCCGGCTGCCTTTATAcaaggtagaccaggctggcctttaacttgaGGAGATCAGCCTGTCTGCTCtgtaagtgctgggactacagatgtgTGACACCTTTTCTGGTCGCCTCTGATGTTACCTTTCTGGGCGTTTTAAACTTTTAGATTATGTGTTGGTGTGTCCACATATGGCCATGTGCATGTGAAGGCCTGTGGGGACATTGGCTCTCCTgggactggacttacagatggttgtgagccgctggATGTGGGTGCCTGGAAACCAACTCATTCCCTGAATAAGCAGCAAGTCCTCTGAACCatgcagccatctctccagctgctttctttcttttttctttcttaattttaaaaagattttaaaaattattctttaaaaagcacttgggagacagaggaagacagatcttgagtccaggacagcttgATCTCCATAATGAGTTCCACATGctagctacagagtgagaccctgcttaaaaattcaaacaaaaaacTGCCCCTAGAGGCTTTGCATGTGTCCCTGCCATGTCACACGTGCATCAGTAGATGACAGAGAGGAGAGGCTGTGTCTACGCCCAGTGTTCTGACCTGTGAACATCGGAAAAAAATCGAGCCTGAGATGAGCAActgtggagtggggtgggggtgggggtggcggcAGACCATGGCCAAGATGACCCCCGCCTGGTGCCATAATGTATGAGCGGGGCATAGCACTCCTGAGGCCACCCCAGGCACTTGAGACCCTGGTCACCACTAAGGagagcaagtaagtggtggagaaataggagagaaagaacagaaggatgtgggcacaatgGAGAGAGGCCGACTGGCGGGTAGTGATGGCTGTTCTGGTTTGGGCTGCTGCCTGGGGACAGGTTGGTGTCTGAGGGTGTGCAGAACCGGCCCTGCTCTCATCTGGGCTGCttgagagagctggccctgcccctagGCAGCCGCAGTGCTCAGGAGAGTGGTCCCCGCACACTGCAGGAGCTGCAGGTGAACTGACCCTGAGAATAGGAGCGTGGGAGACCTGGCCCTGCCGCTCTCCCGTGAGTGGTCATGGATGAGGAGGCACCTCCCCTCCGTCCTCCCATCTATCTCAGGCAGGAGACCGGCGCCCGCCTCGCCTGGGCGGCACAGTGGGGCTGGCCCTGGTTGTGGAGTTGTGGGTGAGCTGCCCTGGGGGCATGAGAGCTGcagggctgaccagctcagacaCCTGTCAGGTCCAGATCCGGGGCTCTGAATTGGCTCATGCTAACACCCACACCACTGACaaagaactgctggagtgcagtgaccggtcctacagatccaaactGCAGGATCTCCCTgccacagggcaacaacaggctaGCTGAGAGCCCCAGTGAGGATCcggtattgatggtgtagcagaagcctcAACCAGACCACCGCaaggaacatttgcaagcaaagtgCGGACAAAAGGGTATATATACTGAGGGACACACTGTAGCaaactacagcttccacaacaagattctttctttttttttttctgttgcaggGGAAGGTTTCAAAGGTGAAGAGCCAGTATAACGGGAGGGAGAAATGAGTGGAATTAGGGTGCATGACGTAAGATtcacaaagaactaataaaatgttaaaaaattcaAACAGTAAGACCAcgatatttaaattttatttttattatgtttatatagGTAAGTGCATGTGGCCTTGTGGCTAGAGGCACTGTATCCCCTTGGAGTGACAGGGATTTGTGAGCTGAttggcatgggtgctggggactgaattcagatCCTCCGAGCTTGATAAAGCATATTTGATAAAGCATCCAAAGAGGAAATGGTCAGCATCATCAACTGGCCAGGTTTGGGGTTCAAATATTGCTTTTGACTTATTATTTGGcaaaaaaaatatgtaattcCAAATTTGATTCTTCTTGCCAGACTTACTTTTAGCATCCAACTGAGTCTGTTTTAACTGTCCTTGCAAACTCACAGATTAGAGATTTCAGGGCAGCTAGATAGCTGTACACTGGAGAAACTGAGCAATGACCTCAGGCTTAGTCAAACCTAGGTGAAACAGATTAAAATACCCAACACCTACTGAGCTGGCAAGTGCCCTCCTTTCCCTGGCTTTCACCCAGCTGCAGCACCAGCAGTAGGGCACTTTCACATCCAGTCTACCTGACGAGCACGCGGGCAGGTTTCTTGAAGTCTCATGAAGAACCGGGTTGGTCCCAGACTTCCtccatagctgaggatgaccttgaaattctACTTCTCCTCTCTACCTCTGGAGAGCAGACAAGAACCACCACGCCTGGTTTGTGcattgctggggattgaaccctgggcctcagcacgctgggcaagcactctacatcACCTTCAGTTCTGCGTGACCTAACCTGGCCCTAAAGGCCATGACCACACCACTCACTCAGTGATCATAAAGGGGCAGTGGTCCGGTGTCTAGGTAATACCTATGCTTGAGTGTGACGATCCTGGGGAGACGGCCCTATCAGGGGTGAAGGTAAAGGTTACCCAGGCTTAACCCATTCAGCAGAGTTCCTGGGTGGGGTTCAGGTCAACTTCTCACTGTGACAACGATCCACAACAACCTCATCCTTCTGAACGCAGGGCCTCCCTATGACCTGCCCAGTCAGGGAGAGTGTTTACTGTCCTGAAGGGGTCACGGCTCTCGGGGGGTTGAGTGCAGGCCGACACCCGCACTTGCACCTTGGCACTGCGGAAGCAGCTAGGATTCTTTTCCTTGGATAGTAGCTGGAGTTCATGTCAATGGCATTCGAGATGACGACAGCAAAGAGACAGGAGTCGGGGAGACAGCTCACTCACTAAAGTGCATCAGTGCAGTCATGGAGATCTGCGTTTGCCTCCTGGTACCACATGAAAGGCAAAAGTAATGGCATGTGTATCCGATCCCAGGGCCAGGCAAGCACACGCAGATGGATTCTCTGCGGCTAGCTGGCCAGGTAATGGAATCAGGTTCCAGTCAAA includes the following:
- the LOC132649084 gene encoding activated RNA polymerase II transcriptional coactivator p15-like codes for the protein MVTVIPTPVQSAQDGRREAVPKSKKLVSSNPSGSDPDREVEKRLKRKEQVVPDKPVKKQKSVETSRTLTSSKHMEQWSQLKDQISHINEAVRKR